The Calypte anna isolate BGI_N300 chromosome 1, bCalAnn1_v1.p, whole genome shotgun sequence region AAGAAGGAAGCTGTATTTGTAGCTTAAGTGTTAAAAACTAAATTAGgctgtttcttctttgttgAATGTTCTGTGTGACTGAACAAAGTGGCAGATCTACCTGCTCTCAAGTGACAGTACTGCATACTTTCAGAGCTGAGGTGAAACAATATGCTGAGCTTACCATTATTTACCACGTTAAGGCTGTCTGCTTCGTTTGGCCTTAAGAAGGACAGGAAACACAAACTGGGGACCACAGAAACAAGCTGTCTAAGTGGCTGAAAGCAACCTGTGCCCGTTGTCCCTCACGAAATGtctcaaaataaataagttGTAGAATAACAGTAATAACTATTATAACCCTATATAGCTCATAAAATGGCTGCGTCcttccagcagctgcccagACAGCATCATGGGAATTGTTTGGAAAACAACAACTCCTGGCCCATGGCTGTGGCAGAACTGGCAGTATCCTCATGATCCTCAGCAGAGTGTCCCTTAAAACACTGCTCCAAACTTTAGTGCATCTACTGAGGAGAAAATGCACTGATTGAACCCATTACACTGGAGAGATGGTCCTGCTGGTGGCCATTGCAGATGTGCTGTTCGTCCTGGGTCTGGCTATGGAGTCAGGATCTCTCTGCTCACCCACCACTTTTTACAAAAACTGCTGGATTCGACGCTTCCCAGGTCTTCTGATCGACCTGCAGGAATCACAGAAGAGGGGAGCCCAGGTGCTGAAGATTTATGCAGAAGTCTCACCCCAACAGTGCAGCAGAACCTGCTGCCTTCTGAGGAATGGTGAGTGTTTATTATAGAGATTGGGGCACACATTACAATTTTCATCATGACGTATGAGGAAAAACATTTGGGGTAATTTTTATAGAAACAATCACttatttgaagaagaaattctgaaaaaaaaaaaaaaaaaaaaaggtaggaaagCAGAGACACATTTCACCCCATCTTCCATCCCATGGAAAGGACCTTGATTAtctgtttttttgggtttttttaatgccacCCGTGGAAACACATGAAAATCTTAGGGtctgctttgaaacagaaatatttataaagcttGGTAGCTTCCTAGCAGTTTATGTAATGAATGAAATGCATTTacaatattgaaaaataaaccacaaaaaaccaaataaaacccacaattattttagaattgttTTCCTGAAGCAAGCCTTCAGCTTCATTATTTCACATGTTCTAATTAACACAAATCTTCTCTTAAAAGCTCACATCCAACACAAATTGCCCAATTTAGAGATAGGTTTGCTACAGTTTTTTGAAGTGTAAAGCTTGAGAGTCATAATAAGCAGCGGAAAAGTTCTCCTTATCTGTTTTAAAAGTTTACAGTATTTTCTGCTACTGAAtatttcccctctcctgccaaTACTTCTTTTCATTGCAGGTAACCATTTAGGttattatttctgttacaaAGGTTACATTCAAAGCAGGTAAAATAAATAGACTCCTCAATATTTCATACAACTGAAACAAAGCATTAATCCTACTCCAAGcacaataatattaataaaattgaCTTTAACATGATATTTTGACTAGAGATTTTGATGTCCTATGAGATCCCGAAAGACTCTATCCTGCTTTTTATGTAGTTTGACTCTAACCTTAGgtatattttcaatttaaattgaTTTAATATATTCTCAATCTGAGACTTAAAACCACTAGGATTTGGGCATCTATATCCTTTTGAAAATTGGGTTTCAGTAACAAGTTGTTTAGGCATTTTTCCATTATTACTTTTGCCCTGATTTCTAATGTGGGAACATAAAACTGAACCTCCAAACCTCTAAAGAATTATCTAAATTACTTTATTCACCAAATACAATAGCCcaaaggaaataaggaaaacacTTGGGAactggcagcacagcaggatgTCATCTACTTATTGTAGACCaggctgtttttttaatagtctgGGTAAAATGAATAGTTGCAGACCAGTTTAAAGTGGACAGGTATATTACACAAGAACAGACATCTAAAAGTTGTCTTCCTTGATACCTGTACTTTTAGTAATGGGCCAGTCCTACAGCTGAGATGTGAAGGAAGGCAGTTGGTAGGAGGACCACAAgctaaaacatattttattttatcagaaaaacaCTTAGATTTCAGATGGCTATTCTATTCCTTCTTCTTAACATAAGAATAAAACTATAAGTGGTTCTACTTTATTGACTAGTTGCTTAATTAGTTTGCCTGATGAGAGAACTACAGATTTATAGGATGAAGCTGCCCAGGATTAATGATCTGATGTTAAATAATGTGGTAACATGCAAAATGCAATGTTTATTATGCTGATTAGCTCAACTTTATTCTCTTTGTATTATAGTTTCCTGCAATCTAGCAGTGTTCTACCATGTACCTCTTTCTGAGAATATGAATTGTCTGCACATGTCTTGCCCAGCATTGGAAAGTTGCATACTAAAGGCTAGACTCAATAATGCCATTTTGTTCAACATCACAACAGGTAATGAAGCATTTTGTTTATAAAGGCTGAAAACGTAGCAACTatagaaaacattaaaactaTACTAGATCTCTTGCTGTGCTAAAAGACCTGAAGTATCAAAcaatgccaaaaaaaacccacaagatttttttcctttttaattactGTACTTCTGAGAAtacttccttcctttcttccattcAGTATTGGAGACAGGGCCTTGAAGATACCCACTTCTTTCAAGCCTCATGGTTTCAGTACCTAATCAATACTGTGCTTCGGGAAATTACCCTACCAGATCTGAGAGACCAGGAGGCGAGTTTGAGCACTGCTCCACGTCCCCAGATCCAACCAGTAGCAAGGTTCAAAATGTATTCCCATCAGGCACATGCACAAAGAGCACAGGTACATACCACAAGTATACACAATCTATACTTGCACATATGCACAGATGCACAACCAGCCACACAAGTGACACAAACACATAAAGCAGACGCACAAAACCAGGCAGCACAAAGAACCTTCTCCTGCTGTCTCTGGCTGCTCAGGATGGATATCTGCTAgtgaaaatatatatagatatgtGTATATAGATACATACAATGCAGatctctccagcagcagggctcactCAGTCAGCCCAGTAGCTGCCCTCAGGCCCCCAGTCTCCCCAGTTACTGGCACCCATACTGTGCAGCCCCAGAGGGTGCAGCACCCCTCCAGTTGATGATGCAGGCTGTAACATACACATACTGCTTGCCAGGACTCCCCTAGACCCCAGTGGCCTagactgctttattttctcacCTCTGGTTCCTTCCAACTATCCCTTGTAGTAAATCCTGTGCAATCACAATGTCCACTTCCCTTGCAAGCCCATAAATCCTCCCTTAATCCTAAACTCTGCCCCCCCCCAGTCCAAAATGTGCTGCTGGATGGCTCCTTGATCTGCCCTGGTCTCCACTTGCTGCTTTTGTGGGTGTGCAGATGAGCTTTTAGCACATAAACTAACATTGTTTATGATTTAATAGGGATTGATCCAGATCttcttatttttgaaaaacTGACATACAGAGAGGCAGATACTTACTCTTCACTGAATAAATATGAGAAGCAAAACAGCACAAAGGCCGCTGAGTGGGAAAGATGCCAGCATCATAACACGACATCAAgttcttttctcctccaagctccatcTTCTACCCCTAGCCACGGCTTAACAGCAAACTCTTACACCTCCAGTACGAGCCTGAGAGTCCAAAACCATGAAGTTACTACTTATTCCAGGGCAGGAACTTTTCCACTGGATAATCATTTCACTAAGAGGACAAGCACAACTTCAGTTGCTTCAGACAAACTTACAACTTCAGTAAGCACTTGGTCAATCACTAGTTCAAACAAGAGGACTGTACACTCATCGTTGACATCCAAGTCTGCTGAGATATTATCCAACATGCCCACTCCTCCTCATCTGAACAGCAGTAAGCAACACCTAAATGAAACCAAAGGCTACAGTGGTAGGAATTATACTTCAGATAATGAGGTACCTGCGTGGGGAGCTGCAGCTTTGGGTGTCTGGTTGATTCCTGTTGttctttgctcttctttcatcttcctttgCTGTTGTACTGTTGCTTTCACAGCAGGGTGTTGCAAAACTAGGAGAGGTCAGTATAAGCCCATAAGGAGAAGAACAGTGTCGAGGAGACAATTCATAAAATATACTCATGTCAGAGCTAATTTGTAAAATGCTATCACCAACCTTATGATGGAAGTGGGCGATATATACCagcttatttcttttaaaaaaccaaaaccaattttTTCACTGATGATTTCAGAATCTTTCAGTTGCAATTTAATTCTCAACAGATGAACCACAATTCCTCTGCCTCTTTAGGTAAGAAGTAAACACTCATAGCCCCCACTGCATGCACAGGACTGTTCATGAAGTGTTATGAACAACGTTGTTCGTGATCCAGATTAATGCCTAACAAACAGTACACACCTTCCCTATTTTAAGAGAGCAGGTTCACTGCAGCTGTATGTATCCTCTCCCTTGATTTGGAACtaaacagagaaaattcagTGCAATTAGTAAAACTGACTGAAGCTGTGTAGTATCATGAAATCATTCCTCTCTAATCATCCTTTATTTGCCTCAGATCTAGTTGTTTCTATAAAAAACTGACAATTCTTCTCCAAGTTCTAGTTTGACTTTATCCCCATTTATCCCCaatattgagaaaaaaactctcttactttaaagaaaagcacCAAAACAATCTAAGACCCCCCAAATACCAACTTCCATTAACTCATACCCAAACATCTGATCATTCCATCTTTGTGCTTTCCTTTCCCCCACTCATCTGTTCTTCCTCACTCTTCTGATAACAGTTACTTCAAATGTTTCTCAAGCCCACTCAGAAGCACCTTAAGACAGCTGCTTTTATAAAGTTACATGCTCTGCAATGCACAAGGTCTGgagagcacaagtcttacaaggaatggctgagggaattgggattgtttagcccagagaaaagaaagcagaggggaGACCtgattgctctctacaactagCTGAAAGGATGCAGgtgttggtttcttctcccagtaactagtgacaggatgagaagaaatagcctcaagttgcaccaggggaggtttaggttgggtattacGAATAATGTGTTTACTCAAGAAGTagtcaagcattggaacaggctgcacagcAAAGTGTTGGAGTCACCAACTCTGAAGGTGCTCAAAACCCGTGGCACTTCAGGAAGTACTTTAGTAGGGATGCTGGTGTTGGGCTGACAGATGGACTTAAGGATCTTGAGCTTTTTCCAGtctcaatgattctatgattgacAGTTCCTTTTTGTTATtggctaaggaaaaaaaacatggagCTAACACTTACTCATGCCTTGTAATTGGAATTACTCTGTGTTTTCATCTTGACTTGCTTTTTCCTGCCTActtatatttataatttacatcattagctttttaaaatagggAAATTTAATGTATGCTgtacagaaataaacacaatgTGTTGCTAACTCTGTAAGTTAGCTTTGTAAtaaaatgccctttttttttgtttcttcatccTGTATATTCTATTTATAAAAGTGCTTCTCCTGAATATAGATCAAGTGACTAGGATCAATAAGGTAGCAAGATATTTCCTCACCTTACCTTACTCAGGGAGTTTgtttagaaaagcaaatattttcaacaGCAACCAGGATTGCTCTTCCTCTTTTAAACTTACTGATGTCACAGAGTTTCTCACATTCTTCACTTGCTGTATAAGGCTTCTATTTTCCAAACCAGTAAATGTTATCAATGGAAACAAAATAGAACTGTCACGTCTATGTGGatgaaaattagtttaaaaCTAGTAAGATGCATGCAAACTTCAAAGACAACCATGATGAGGTTGTAAGACTACATGAATACTTAATGACAGTGGAGCAGGGtggctgcagaagaaaagactcccctgaaaattatattttaggCCACACTGGCCAGCACAATTGTTTAGCCTATCTATATCAgtttaaattagtttttaaaaaaagaaaaagcaacttaTTTATAGTATTTGACTGACCTTGTATGCTTAATTTTATGTAATAGAAGAGAGACTGACACAGGAAAAGAACGTTTTAaaggagttgttttttttttaatcagttgaaataacaaaaaaccaattTCTTCTATTTAGCTAGACAAAGTAGAATTAggtacaatttattttaatggcaGTTTTATGCATATGTTTTGATTTCTACCATTATTTATCTTCAATTGCAAAGGCAAACACATTTTATGTTATAGTCAGCTGCTTCAtaattgtcacggtttaacactggcccggcaattaaaccgaataacagacgctctctattaatctctctctccttgatagagaaaggagagagaataagggagagagacttatgggttggaaactaaactacacaactttaatgaaacagtaatgataaataggaaaaattactaaatatatacaaatatacaggaaaatggataccacattcctccccctttcccccaataactctcacgtcaccaccgaggctgtagggcagccctgggaaagtccaggctggactcctggagtcggcagcagtcgggaactggaggcaggaacacacagatatgggctggcatggatcaggaccacaggcaaacgaacggacgggatccttccaggatgccgggtgaaggaagggaagcaggaaatcaggaaatccggaaaaagatctggcttggccctcgtgatgcctcaaatttatactgagtgtgacgtatatgggatggaatactctgtttggtcaattctggcatctatcttgtctgttcctccccaaaggagggctgcaggtgggacctctttactccttctggagggtaaaatgttttcctcagagctgagcagtgtccttggctctgcacaccagtctctagcagtaactataaacatcaagtgttatcaatcctagaagcacacactgtctgagaaacttgctgttaatttcagtaagtgcaactacttacaagagacttagctaaaagtaaaagtacaaaacagaaaatcacctttgtcctggcccaaaccaggacaataatttatatttgtttgggtttttctttgaataaaattttatattttattttccaggttttAAAGACAAAAGAGCCCATACcacctccctctctgcttcacATAGTAAGATTTTCAGAACTGTTGAACAGTTTGAGGTAGTAATATTGTAACACGGTAACCTTTAGTCATTCATTTATCATACTGAGAAGAATGCATTTCTTATTTAAGTCTTTGTTTAATCATGCATATAAAATAAGATGCtcaaatttatattattttattcagaaatataATTCAGAATCTATTGCTGAATTTGAAGCCATATAAGCAAGACTGGTGTATGTCTAAGACAACAGTTTTTGCACCATTAATATGGGTAACATTCCAGACAAGAAATGAGAGTAAACATGAATGTGTTCTTTGGTCAGGTATCTGAGCTGCAGCAAGTCACAGTCATCCCTGGTGTTCCTGGTATCTTCATCTCCAAATTAGTGACTCCATAGTGCTCTTAATAGCACCTTGATGCTCCTTTGATACCTACCTTCAATATTATGTTCTGTAGACTCATATAATGGAACTAGGACCTCCATACTCAGCAGAAAAAtagacagaaattaaaatctttatcTGTCCCACTCACAAATAATTCTGGGGTAGGATGGAATAACTAAAATATACAGTATCATATTCTGGAGAGTCTTCTTGGTTTATTGGCATAGAAATAAATAGGCAGCAAAAGGTTTATGTAAAAGCATAGTAGTGTAGGACTGCTTTATTGAAGACTAGGAggtcataaaaaaataaatacatatatgttAAGTATGAGGGAAAACAAGGAAGAGATAGAAAGATGGCTTGTCCAGACAGGAACTGTCCCTTTATCCCTTACTTGAGTTTGTAGCAACGCTATGTATGAAAAGAGGGCAAAAAGTTTCAACTTCAGTCAGGAGTATAAATTAGTTCCCTGAAGACTATGAGGTTATCTGTAGGGGTTTAACAACTCACTACACACAGCCAGTTACATGCAGCTCTTAGGGCCTGGTGAAGTTACAAGCAGTTGTAACATCTGGTCTCTTTGCCAAAGACTTGAGTAATGTCTCTCCACGTCTCCTTGTCTAATCTGAGCACGAGATGAC contains the following coding sequences:
- the MANSC4 gene encoding MANSC domain-containing protein 4, with product MVLLVAIADVLFVLGLAMESGSLCSPTTFYKNCWIRRFPGLLIDLQESQKRGAQVLKIYAEVSPQQCSRTCCLLRNVSCNLAVFYHVPLSENMNCLHMSCPALESCILKARLNNAILFNITTGIDPDLLIFEKLTYREADTYSSLNKYEKQNSTKAAEWERCQHHNTTSSSFLLQAPSSTPSHGLTANSYTSSTSLRVQNHEVTTYSRAGTFPLDNHFTKRTSTTSVASDKLTTSVSTWSITSSNKRTVHSSLTSKSAEILSNMPTPPHLNSSKQHLNETKGYSGRNYTSDNEVPAWGAAALGVWLIPVVLCSSFIFLCCCTVAFTAGCCKTRRGQYKPIRRRTVSRRQFIKYTHVRANL